In Nocardioides sp. JQ2195, a genomic segment contains:
- a CDS encoding dienelactone hydrolase family protein, producing the protein MIVLFHHAQGLTDGVLSFAETLREAGHTVHTPDSYDGHTFDDIEEGVGFARETGFQVVADRALAAAEALPAAAVYGGFSLGVPPAQRLAQSRQGVRGLLSLHGAIPPAEFGAWPDGLAAQVHAMTDDPWFEDFDRAAAKELEALGADYFLYPGSAHLFADSSLSSYDAEAAALLTERVLEFLARTDS; encoded by the coding sequence ATGATCGTTCTCTTCCACCACGCCCAGGGCCTGACCGACGGCGTCCTCTCCTTCGCCGAGACGCTCCGCGAGGCCGGCCACACCGTGCACACCCCCGACTCCTACGACGGCCACACCTTCGACGACATCGAGGAGGGGGTGGGCTTCGCCCGGGAGACCGGGTTCCAGGTCGTCGCCGATCGAGCCCTCGCGGCTGCCGAGGCGCTGCCCGCTGCGGCCGTCTACGGCGGCTTCTCCCTCGGCGTCCCGCCGGCCCAGAGGCTGGCGCAGTCCCGGCAGGGCGTGCGCGGCCTGCTCAGTCTCCACGGCGCCATCCCACCGGCCGAGTTCGGGGCCTGGCCGGACGGCCTGGCCGCGCAGGTGCACGCGATGACCGACGACCCCTGGTTCGAGGACTTCGACCGCGCCGCCGCCAAGGAGCTCGAGGCCCTGGGTGCCGACTACTTCCTCTACCCCGGCTCCGCGCACCTGTTCGCGGACAGCTCGCTGTCGTCGTACGACGCGGAGGCGGCAGCCCTGCTCACCGAACGGGTGCTGGAGTTCCTGGCCCGCACGGACTCCTGA
- a CDS encoding cation diffusion facilitator family transporter — protein MAGQKQTTRNQTTESSGSLLTVIVALVANALVAVAKSVAATVTGSAAMLAEAAHSWADTGNEVFLLFAERAGRRRADESHPRGYGRATYVWSLVAAFGLFAAGSVVSLWHGITELTGEAEAPDYVINYVVLGVAFLFEGTSLVQATRQVVGEASSWGMRPLKFVDRTSDSTLRAVFMEDSAAILGLLLAAGGIGMHQLTGDPVYDAIGSIAVGLLLGVVAIFLMRRNMDYLLGQEISPELEARILATLKRRPEINRVSYLHVEYVGPHRFFIVAAVDLTGDDRETELAIRLRALEAELEQETMIEDAVLTLAVPSEPTL, from the coding sequence GTGGCTGGCCAGAAGCAGACCACCCGGAATCAGACCACAGAGTCGTCCGGGTCCTTGCTCACCGTGATCGTCGCGCTGGTGGCCAACGCCCTGGTCGCGGTGGCCAAGTCGGTGGCCGCCACCGTGACCGGATCGGCAGCGATGCTCGCGGAGGCGGCGCACTCGTGGGCTGACACCGGCAACGAGGTGTTCCTGCTGTTCGCCGAGCGGGCCGGTCGGCGCCGGGCCGACGAGAGCCACCCGCGCGGATACGGCAGGGCGACGTACGTCTGGTCGTTGGTGGCTGCCTTCGGCCTCTTCGCCGCAGGCTCCGTGGTCTCGTTGTGGCACGGCATCACCGAGCTCACCGGCGAGGCCGAGGCCCCCGACTACGTGATCAACTACGTCGTCCTCGGCGTGGCCTTCCTGTTTGAGGGGACCTCGCTGGTCCAGGCCACCCGACAGGTGGTGGGGGAGGCGAGCAGCTGGGGCATGCGGCCACTGAAGTTCGTGGACCGAACCTCGGACTCCACGCTGCGCGCGGTGTTCATGGAGGACTCCGCCGCGATCCTCGGCCTGCTGCTCGCCGCCGGCGGCATCGGGATGCACCAGCTGACCGGCGACCCGGTCTACGACGCCATCGGCTCCATCGCGGTCGGTCTGCTGCTCGGCGTGGTGGCGATCTTCCTGATGCGCCGCAACATGGACTACCTGCTCGGGCAGGAGATCTCGCCCGAGCTCGAGGCGCGGATCCTGGCCACCCTCAAACGGCGCCCGGAGATCAACCGGGTCAGCTACCTCCACGTGGAGTACGTCGGCCCGCACCGGTTCTTCATCGTGGCCGCGGTCGATCTCACCGGAGATGACCGGGAGACCGAGCTCGCGATCCGGCTGCGGGCCCTGGAGGCCGAGCTGGAGCAGGAGACCATGATCGAGGATGCCGTGCTCACCCTTGCCGTCCCGAGCGAGCCGACGCTGTAG
- a CDS encoding glutaminase, producing the protein MRSPIPDYLAEVLSTCRADAGQVADYIPELAAANPDRLGACVATPDGMVYSAGDSDSEFTVQSMSKPFVYALAIASIGLPAVLEKVDVEPSGEAFNAISLEEHTGRPENPMINAGAILTHSLVPGVDSDERVDRILELFSRLAGRQLSIDEQVFTSEWSTSHRNLAMGHMLKAVGVMDGDPVDAVRGYVRQCAIRVSCRDLSLMAATLAGGGVQPITGEEVFSRDVIRQVLSVMTTCGMYDAAGDWVTTVGIPAKSGVSGGILGSLPGQVGLAAFSPRLDEHGHSVRGVEVFERLSADMGLHMMDVAAHHAATLRRHFVTDDGGTTVYRLQGPLRFAGTETVVRAVSEAHVETDRVRFDLSMVSDADDVSRVMLEEVVRRLRGDGVSVEIVDPDSVLHPDLSTLELRAATPTDVAAIAAIWEPGWAEAHVDRVPDELLTARPSEYFSQVAAERIPHTTVAVVDQQVVGFVMTADDAVDQIYVDPDQRGSGIAVALLNDAERRIAAAGHAKAWLAVVPGNDRAQAFYRGQGWIDEGIFDHGSRGPDGPIATPCHRFTKELSPAELRRG; encoded by the coding sequence ATGCGCTCCCCGATTCCTGACTACCTGGCCGAGGTGCTCAGCACGTGCCGTGCAGACGCCGGACAGGTCGCCGACTACATCCCCGAGCTCGCGGCGGCGAACCCGGACCGGCTCGGCGCCTGCGTGGCCACCCCCGACGGAATGGTCTACAGCGCAGGCGACTCCGACTCCGAGTTCACCGTGCAGTCGATGTCGAAGCCCTTCGTCTATGCCTTGGCGATCGCCTCGATCGGGCTGCCAGCGGTGCTGGAGAAGGTCGACGTGGAGCCCTCCGGGGAGGCCTTCAACGCGATCTCCCTCGAGGAGCACACCGGGCGCCCCGAGAATCCGATGATCAACGCCGGCGCGATCCTGACCCACTCGCTGGTGCCCGGCGTCGACTCCGACGAGCGCGTCGACCGGATCCTCGAGCTCTTCAGCCGCCTGGCCGGCCGACAGCTCAGCATCGACGAGCAGGTGTTCACCTCCGAGTGGTCGACCTCCCACCGCAACCTGGCGATGGGTCACATGCTCAAGGCGGTCGGGGTGATGGACGGTGACCCCGTCGATGCCGTGCGCGGCTACGTGCGCCAGTGCGCGATCCGGGTGAGCTGTCGCGACCTGTCGTTGATGGCCGCCACCCTCGCCGGAGGCGGCGTGCAACCGATCACCGGCGAGGAGGTCTTCTCACGGGACGTGATCCGTCAGGTGCTCAGCGTGATGACCACCTGCGGGATGTACGACGCCGCCGGCGACTGGGTGACCACCGTGGGCATCCCCGCCAAGAGCGGCGTCAGCGGCGGGATCCTCGGATCCTTGCCCGGGCAGGTCGGCCTCGCGGCGTTCTCGCCGCGCCTCGACGAGCACGGCCACAGCGTGCGCGGCGTCGAGGTCTTCGAGCGGCTCTCGGCCGACATGGGACTGCACATGATGGACGTCGCGGCACACCACGCGGCCACGCTGCGGCGCCACTTCGTCACCGACGACGGGGGCACGACGGTCTACCGGCTGCAGGGCCCGTTGCGCTTTGCGGGGACGGAGACCGTGGTGCGCGCCGTCAGCGAGGCCCACGTGGAGACCGATCGGGTGCGCTTCGACCTGAGCATGGTCAGTGACGCCGACGACGTGTCCCGGGTGATGCTCGAGGAGGTCGTCCGACGACTGCGCGGCGACGGCGTGAGTGTCGAGATCGTCGACCCCGACTCGGTGCTCCACCCCGACCTGTCGACCCTGGAGCTCCGCGCTGCGACGCCCACCGACGTGGCCGCGATCGCCGCGATCTGGGAACCCGGCTGGGCCGAGGCCCATGTCGACCGGGTGCCGGACGAGCTGCTCACGGCCCGGCCCAGCGAGTACTTCAGCCAGGTTGCCGCCGAGCGGATCCCGCACACCACGGTCGCCGTGGTCGACCAGCAGGTCGTCGGGTTCGTGATGACCGCGGACGACGCCGTCGACCAGATCTACGTCGACCCCGACCAGCGTGGCAGCGGCATCGCGGTCGCCCTGCTCAACGACGCCGAGCGGCGCATCGCCGCTGCGGGCCACGCGAAGGCGTGGTTGGCGGTGGTTCCCGGCAACGACCGGGCCCAGGCCTTCTACCGTGGGCAGGGCTGGATCGACGAGGGCATCTTCGACCACGGGTCACGGGGGCCGGACGGGCCGATCGCGACGCCTTGCCACCGGTTCACCAAGGAGCTCAGTCCGGCAGAGCTGCGGCGGGGCTGA
- a CDS encoding WYL domain-containing protein: MASDASPTSRALRCLDVLQDHPGITADRLGDELGVSSRAARRYVALLREAGIPIESERGPYGGYRVGRGLRLPPLRFSSAQALGLVMAVLDGHHQASDPDDLVGSALGTIIRSLPAAVAAQAEAVRRTAAAAPDRGAARPDPETVTVLVQACADRRQVCIDYRSEAGAAWEATVDPWAVVVRHGRWYLLCHNHRANALRAYRVDRVGSVTTLEKGFVPPDDLDPVGLLEEHLSAGWEHEVEVVVDAPVGSFWFPRALGRLEAVDDSHTRLTGSTSNPWMYAESLATLPVPYRIVGCDDVRAVAREVAERMLAATGR, encoded by the coding sequence ATGGCATCCGACGCCAGCCCCACGTCCCGGGCCCTGCGCTGCCTCGACGTGCTCCAGGACCATCCCGGCATCACCGCGGACCGCCTCGGCGACGAGCTCGGGGTCTCCTCGCGCGCGGCCCGGCGCTACGTCGCGCTGCTGCGTGAGGCCGGCATCCCGATCGAGTCCGAGCGCGGACCCTACGGCGGCTACCGGGTGGGCCGAGGGCTTCGGCTTCCGCCGTTGCGGTTCTCGTCGGCCCAGGCGCTCGGCCTGGTGATGGCGGTCCTGGACGGGCACCACCAGGCCAGCGACCCCGACGACCTCGTCGGCAGCGCACTCGGCACGATCATCCGCTCGCTGCCCGCTGCGGTGGCTGCCCAGGCCGAGGCGGTACGACGCACTGCCGCGGCCGCGCCCGACCGTGGCGCCGCGCGACCCGACCCCGAGACGGTGACCGTGCTGGTGCAGGCCTGCGCCGACCGACGACAGGTGTGCATCGACTACCGGTCCGAGGCCGGCGCCGCCTGGGAGGCGACGGTCGATCCGTGGGCCGTGGTCGTGCGCCACGGGCGGTGGTACCTGCTCTGCCACAACCACCGCGCCAACGCGTTGCGCGCCTACCGGGTCGACCGGGTCGGCTCGGTCACCACCCTCGAGAAGGGCTTCGTGCCCCCCGATGACCTGGACCCGGTCGGCCTCCTCGAGGAGCACCTGTCGGCCGGCTGGGAGCACGAGGTCGAGGTCGTCGTCGACGCACCGGTCGGCTCCTTCTGGTTCCCGCGCGCCCTGGGCCGGCTCGAGGCCGTCGACGACTCCCACACCCGCCTCACCGGGTCGACCAGCAACCCGTGGATGTATGCCGAGTCCTTGGCCACCCTCCCGGTGCCCTACCGCATCGTGGGGTGCGACGACGTGCGCGCGGTCGCTCGCGAGGTCGCCGAGCGCATGTTGGCGGCAACCGGACGCTGA
- a CDS encoding dihydrofolate reductase family protein: MGIVHADIGVTLDGYASGPNQRLEKPFGDFPVEHLHTWMFEHAEENADEVAAITDAGAFVMGRNMFSPTRGEHDPEWRGWWGDNPPYHGPVFVVTHHAREPLPMEGGTTFHFVTDGVESAMAQAKAAAGGRNVSVTGGAETLNQCLALGLVDELRLHVVPFTAGDQGSRVFAGVPQIALEATSVRHTPHVTHLTYRRPGL; this comes from the coding sequence ATGGGCATCGTCCACGCAGACATCGGTGTCACCCTGGACGGCTATGCGTCCGGGCCCAACCAGCGTCTCGAGAAGCCGTTCGGCGACTTCCCCGTCGAGCACCTGCACACCTGGATGTTCGAGCACGCCGAGGAGAATGCGGACGAGGTCGCGGCGATCACCGACGCCGGCGCGTTCGTGATGGGTCGCAACATGTTCAGCCCGACCAGGGGGGAGCACGACCCCGAGTGGAGGGGCTGGTGGGGTGACAACCCGCCGTACCACGGCCCGGTCTTCGTGGTGACGCACCACGCGCGGGAACCGCTGCCCATGGAGGGCGGCACGACGTTCCACTTCGTCACCGACGGCGTCGAGTCGGCGATGGCGCAGGCGAAGGCGGCCGCCGGTGGTCGCAACGTGTCGGTCACCGGAGGTGCCGAGACGCTCAACCAGTGCCTGGCCCTCGGCCTGGTCGACGAGCTGCGGCTGCACGTCGTGCCGTTCACCGCCGGAGACCAGGGGTCCCGGGTCTTCGCCGGGGTGCCGCAGATCGCGCTGGAGGCGACCTCCGTGCGCCACACACCGCACGTCACCCACCTGACCTACCGGCGTCCTGGTCTCTGA
- a CDS encoding DinB family protein, with translation MTTNDIPWEPPLAGTETDHLLGALDRLRATFRWKTDGLDAAGLAQRIPSSTLTLGGLLKHLAAVEYFYFSTRMTGGPMAGPWDPADWEGGDDWAFTSAADDAPAQLYALWDGAVERSRAAVASILEHGDMDQPVHMGTPDGARANLRRLVCDLVEEYGRHTGHADLLREAVDGRVGEDPTPGWSPQP, from the coding sequence ATGACCACGAACGACATCCCGTGGGAGCCCCCGCTCGCCGGCACCGAGACAGACCACCTGCTCGGCGCCCTCGACCGGCTCCGTGCCACGTTCCGCTGGAAGACCGACGGCCTCGATGCCGCCGGACTGGCGCAGCGGATCCCCTCGTCGACCCTCACCCTCGGCGGGCTGCTGAAGCACCTGGCCGCCGTGGAGTACTTCTACTTCAGCACCCGGATGACGGGTGGCCCGATGGCCGGGCCGTGGGACCCCGCTGACTGGGAGGGTGGTGACGACTGGGCCTTCACCTCGGCTGCGGATGACGCTCCGGCGCAGCTCTACGCGTTGTGGGACGGCGCCGTGGAGCGCTCCCGCGCTGCGGTCGCCTCGATCCTCGAGCACGGGGACATGGACCAACCCGTGCACATGGGCACGCCGGACGGCGCGCGGGCCAACCTGCGTCGTCTGGTGTGCGACCTGGTCGAGGAATACGGCCGCCACACCGGCCACGCCGACCTGCTCCGGGAGGCGGTCGACGGTCGTGTGGGCGAGGACCCGACTCCGGGTTGGTCCCCCCAACCGTGA
- a CDS encoding crosslink repair DNA glycosylase YcaQ family protein encodes MIHELTREQARRIAVRAQLLTEPRPVDLLEVVRHLALVQSDPVKVVAPSADLVAWSRLGSSYVMGDLEALRVAGSLVELDMMLRPAEDIALFRAEMAAWPGPGPLKEWQEGIRDWMLANDECRRDVLGALAADGPLPASKLPDTTIAPWESSGWNNDRSMRKLLDLMVGRGEIAMAGTEGRERLWDLAERVHPATGTVPLEQAVAERDVRRLRALGIARPKSARTPNEPNHVGGAGAPAAIEGVKGRWRVEPELLDGDFAGRTALLSPIDRLVIDRRRMGEIFGFDYQLEMFKPAAERRWGYWAMPILHGDRLVGKLDATADHEAGVLRVDAVHEDGAWTRRMRSAVDDEISALATWLALSVMRGVLPGERQGR; translated from the coding sequence ATGATCCACGAGCTGACTCGGGAGCAGGCCCGGCGCATCGCCGTACGAGCCCAGTTGTTGACCGAGCCCCGGCCGGTCGACCTGCTCGAGGTGGTGCGCCACCTCGCTCTCGTGCAGTCCGACCCGGTCAAGGTGGTCGCCCCGAGTGCGGACCTGGTGGCCTGGAGCCGTCTCGGGTCGTCCTACGTGATGGGCGACCTGGAGGCACTGCGCGTCGCGGGGAGCCTGGTCGAGCTCGACATGATGCTGCGCCCGGCGGAGGACATCGCGTTGTTCCGGGCGGAGATGGCGGCCTGGCCCGGCCCGGGGCCGTTGAAGGAGTGGCAGGAGGGCATCCGCGACTGGATGCTGGCCAACGACGAGTGCCGTCGCGACGTGCTCGGGGCTCTCGCCGCTGACGGGCCGCTGCCGGCCAGCAAGCTGCCCGACACCACGATCGCTCCGTGGGAGTCGAGCGGGTGGAACAACGACCGCAGCATGCGCAAGCTCCTCGACCTGATGGTGGGGCGCGGGGAGATCGCGATGGCCGGCACCGAGGGTCGCGAACGGCTGTGGGACCTGGCCGAGCGGGTCCACCCGGCCACGGGGACGGTGCCGCTCGAGCAGGCTGTCGCCGAGCGCGACGTACGCCGCCTGCGCGCCCTGGGCATCGCCCGACCGAAGTCGGCGAGGACGCCGAACGAGCCGAACCACGTGGGTGGAGCGGGGGCGCCAGCGGCGATCGAGGGAGTGAAGGGAAGGTGGCGGGTCGAGCCCGAGCTGCTCGACGGCGACTTCGCCGGGCGGACCGCGCTGCTCTCGCCGATCGACCGGTTGGTGATCGATCGCAGACGGATGGGAGAGATCTTCGGGTTCGACTACCAGCTGGAGATGTTCAAGCCCGCGGCCGAGCGACGGTGGGGCTACTGGGCCATGCCGATCCTGCACGGCGACCGGTTGGTCGGAAAGCTCGATGCCACCGCAGACCACGAGGCTGGTGTGCTGCGCGTCGACGCGGTGCACGAGGACGGCGCCTGGACCCGCAGGATGCGTTCGGCGGTCGACGACGAGATCTCAGCCCTGGCCACCTGGTTGGCCCTCTCGGTGATGCGCGGAGTCCTACCCGGGGAGCGACAAGGCAGGTGA
- a CDS encoding LLM class flavin-dependent oxidoreductase gives MKNIGFLSFGHWTPSPQSQVRTASDALLQSIDLAVAAEEVGADGAYFRVHHFARQLASPFPLLAAIGARTSRIEIGTGVIDMRYENPMYMTEDAGAADLISGGRLQLGISRGSPEQVIDGFRHFGHEPAGDDHAAMAREHTRVFLEQLEGKGFAQPNPRPMFPNPPGLLRLEPHAPGLRDRIWWGAGSRATAVWTAQQGMNLMSSTLLTEDTGVPFHQLQAEQIQMFRDAWRAAGHQREPRVSVSRSIFPLVSAMDRAYFGGDATSHDQVGHLEGGRARFGKSYAAEPDQLVKDLAEDEAIAAADTLLLTLPNQLGVDYNAQVLDNIMRHVATELGWR, from the coding sequence ATGAAGAACATCGGCTTCCTCTCGTTCGGACACTGGACCCCCTCACCCCAGTCCCAGGTGCGTACGGCCTCCGACGCACTGCTGCAGTCGATCGACCTGGCCGTGGCGGCCGAGGAGGTCGGCGCGGATGGTGCGTACTTCCGGGTGCACCACTTCGCCCGCCAGCTCGCCTCGCCGTTCCCCCTGCTGGCCGCGATCGGCGCCCGCACCAGCCGGATCGAGATCGGCACCGGCGTGATCGACATGCGTTACGAGAACCCGATGTACATGACCGAGGACGCCGGCGCCGCGGACCTGATCTCCGGTGGCCGGTTGCAGCTCGGCATCAGCCGCGGATCACCGGAGCAGGTGATCGACGGCTTCCGGCACTTCGGTCACGAGCCGGCGGGCGATGACCACGCCGCGATGGCCCGGGAGCACACCCGCGTGTTCCTGGAGCAGCTCGAGGGCAAGGGCTTCGCCCAGCCCAACCCGCGACCGATGTTCCCGAACCCACCCGGCCTGCTGCGTCTCGAGCCACATGCACCGGGCCTGCGCGACCGGATCTGGTGGGGCGCCGGCTCCCGGGCCACCGCCGTGTGGACCGCGCAGCAGGGGATGAACCTGATGAGCTCGACGCTGCTCACCGAGGACACCGGAGTGCCGTTCCACCAGCTGCAGGCCGAGCAGATCCAGATGTTCCGCGACGCCTGGCGGGCCGCCGGCCACCAGCGCGAGCCCCGGGTGTCGGTCAGCCGCAGCATCTTCCCCCTCGTCAGCGCGATGGACCGTGCGTACTTCGGGGGCGACGCGACCAGCCACGACCAGGTCGGCCACCTCGAGGGCGGCCGGGCCCGCTTCGGCAAGTCGTACGCCGCAGAGCCGGACCAGCTCGTCAAGGACCTGGCCGAGGACGAGGCCATCGCCGCGGCCGACACGTTGCTGCTGACCCTGCCCAACCAGCTCGGCGTCGACTACAACGCCCAGGTGCTCGACAACATCATGCGCCACGTCGCTACCGAGCTCGGCTGGCGCTGA
- a CDS encoding MFS transporter — translation MAATGESLYGRLVHAEGDVDAGIDETARPHVARNGLRQMGGQAMQGIGDQVVNAKTVLPWLMATVGAPGVLLAFLVPVREAGSMLPQAAITPWVRRLRSRKWAWVAGAAAQAFGASGLALVALNLEGWPAGLAVIVALSVFAVGRALCSLASKDVLGRTVPKGQRGQINGVVTILSGAFALALGLGLELWGGDVGAGLLAALLLGAALAWVVGLVVYAGVHEPESTPDETDQRSGWAAQAWQLLRDDATFRRFVLVRALLLVSALSPPFVVAIGVANQGSSLSGLGLFVIAQGVANLIGGRIFGRLADKSSRLLMVWCAVAACALTTGFLLLLLVPAAKESSWLHPATYLLLALVHLGTRLGRKTYVVDMAEGDRRTEYVAVSNSAMGVLLLVAGALTAVLSIWGNVPALVLLVVLGVIGALLGRSLPEVSAR, via the coding sequence ATGGCCGCGACTGGTGAGTCCCTCTACGGCAGGCTGGTGCACGCCGAGGGTGACGTCGACGCCGGCATCGACGAGACCGCGCGCCCGCACGTCGCCCGCAACGGCCTGCGCCAGATGGGTGGCCAGGCCATGCAGGGCATCGGCGACCAGGTGGTCAACGCCAAGACCGTGCTGCCCTGGCTGATGGCGACCGTGGGTGCCCCCGGCGTCCTGCTCGCCTTCCTGGTGCCGGTGCGCGAGGCCGGGTCGATGCTCCCGCAGGCGGCGATCACTCCGTGGGTGCGCCGCCTGCGCTCGCGCAAGTGGGCCTGGGTGGCCGGAGCCGCGGCCCAGGCATTCGGTGCGTCGGGGTTGGCCCTCGTGGCGCTGAACCTCGAGGGCTGGCCGGCGGGCCTGGCCGTCATCGTGGCGCTGTCGGTCTTCGCGGTGGGCCGCGCGCTCTGCTCGTTGGCCAGCAAGGACGTGCTCGGCCGCACCGTCCCCAAGGGTCAACGAGGCCAGATCAACGGCGTGGTCACGATCCTGTCTGGTGCCTTCGCGCTGGCGCTCGGGCTCGGCCTGGAGCTGTGGGGAGGAGACGTCGGGGCCGGCCTGCTCGCCGCGCTGCTGCTCGGAGCCGCCCTGGCCTGGGTGGTCGGCCTGGTCGTCTACGCAGGCGTCCACGAGCCCGAGTCGACCCCCGACGAGACCGACCAGCGATCCGGCTGGGCGGCCCAGGCGTGGCAGCTGCTCCGGGACGACGCGACCTTCCGCCGGTTCGTGCTGGTCCGCGCCCTGCTCCTGGTGTCGGCGCTCAGCCCGCCGTTCGTGGTGGCCATCGGGGTCGCCAACCAGGGCAGCTCCCTCTCCGGCCTCGGCCTCTTCGTGATCGCGCAGGGTGTCGCGAACCTGATCGGTGGCCGGATCTTCGGGCGGCTGGCCGACAAGTCGTCACGGTTGTTGATGGTGTGGTGCGCGGTGGCCGCCTGCGCGCTCACCACCGGGTTCCTCCTGCTGTTGCTGGTGCCTGCCGCCAAGGAGTCGTCGTGGCTCCACCCGGCGACGTACCTGCTGCTGGCGCTGGTGCACCTCGGCACCAGGCTCGGCCGCAAGACCTACGTCGTGGACATGGCCGAAGGCGACCGGCGCACCGAGTACGTCGCCGTGTCGAACTCCGCGATGGGCGTGCTGCTCCTGGTGGCCGGCGCGCTGACCGCGGTGCTGTCGATCTGGGGCAACGTGCCGGCGCTGGTGCTGCTCGTCGTCCTCGGCGTGATCGGCGCGCTGCTGGGGCGCTCCCTTCCCGAGGTCAGCGCCCGCTGA
- a CDS encoding DUF488 family protein, translated as MDIRIKRAYDDPATNDGTRVLVDRVWPRGVAKADLDLDDWNKDVAPSTSLRRWYSHDAEKFEEFAQRYRKELDTQDGRAALQALKASVTGKRLTLVTATKDVEHSQAAVLAELLGA; from the coding sequence ATGGACATCCGGATCAAGCGTGCGTACGACGACCCGGCCACCAACGACGGCACCCGTGTGCTGGTCGACCGGGTCTGGCCGCGCGGTGTGGCCAAGGCCGATCTCGACCTCGACGACTGGAACAAGGACGTCGCGCCGTCGACCTCGTTGCGCAGGTGGTACTCCCATGACGCGGAGAAGTTCGAGGAGTTCGCGCAGCGCTACCGCAAGGAGCTGGACACCCAGGACGGCCGGGCGGCGTTGCAGGCGTTGAAGGCCTCGGTGACCGGCAAGCGGCTGACCCTGGTCACCGCCACGAAGGACGTCGAGCACAGCCAGGCGGCCGTGCTGGCCGAGCTGCTGGGTGCTTGA
- a CDS encoding dienelactone hydrolase family protein, with amino-acid sequence MTDDALLDFDQETFTDGGTTHSVHRSGSGPAVLVIAEIPGITPKVLEFARTVRAEGFTVVLPHLFGAPGRDPNPPAHGWTGTVATGVRALGRVCISREFSLFAPGRTSPVVTWLRALAAREHERCGGPGVGAIGMCLTGGFALAMATDERMLAPVLSQPSLPLTLLPGRKRGTDISPEDLAVVKQRCLAGDLQVMGLRFRGDKLVSDERFAWLRDQLGDAFVAVELDDEDANPEGLLPPHSVVTEHLIDEPGSRTRAALDDVLDLFRKKLLA; translated from the coding sequence ATGACCGACGACGCACTCCTCGACTTCGACCAGGAAACCTTCACCGACGGGGGTACGACGCACTCGGTCCACCGCTCGGGCAGCGGCCCCGCGGTGCTCGTGATCGCCGAGATCCCGGGCATCACGCCGAAGGTCCTCGAGTTCGCCCGCACGGTGCGCGCCGAGGGCTTCACGGTGGTGCTGCCCCACCTGTTCGGTGCCCCCGGGCGTGATCCGAACCCTCCGGCGCACGGGTGGACCGGCACGGTGGCGACGGGCGTGCGGGCCCTCGGCCGGGTCTGCATCAGCCGGGAGTTCAGCCTCTTCGCCCCGGGGCGGACGTCGCCGGTGGTGACGTGGCTGCGGGCGCTCGCCGCCCGGGAGCACGAGAGGTGCGGCGGACCGGGCGTCGGCGCGATCGGCATGTGCCTGACCGGTGGCTTCGCGCTGGCGATGGCCACCGACGAGCGGATGCTGGCGCCCGTGCTCTCCCAGCCGTCACTGCCGTTGACCCTGCTGCCCGGACGCAAGCGGGGGACCGACATCTCGCCCGAGGACCTGGCCGTGGTCAAGCAGCGTTGCCTGGCCGGTGACCTGCAGGTGATGGGCCTGCGGTTCCGTGGCGACAAGCTGGTCTCCGACGAGCGCTTCGCCTGGCTGCGCGACCAGCTCGGTGACGCGTTCGTCGCGGTCGAGCTCGATGACGAGGACGCCAACCCCGAGGGGTTGCTGCCGCCGCACTCGGTGGTGACCGAGCACCTCATCGACGAGCCGGGCTCGCGCACGCGGGCCGCGCTGGACGACGTGCTCGACCTGTTCCGGAAGAAGCTGCTGGCCTGA